Genomic segment of Plasmodium brasilianum strain Bolivian I chromosome 8, whole genome shotgun sequence:
aattattattacttgcTAAGACAGCTAGAATTAATGCAAGGCATAGGATTTTTACCGAATGGAGTATTGAGCCAACACCTGTATGGACGGTAGAATGTGAGATGATGTTTAATGAATTAcctaaaaaagtaataaagtTAGAACAGTTCAAAATagatgatatattttttagaggtagagtattatattatgataaaCGAATTGAGAATATTAATGTAAAGAATCCACCTAgtcttataattttaaataaaggtGCTAATTGTTTAGTTTGTAAAACAAAGGATGATCAGTCATTAATGGAAATAGTATCTGATGAGGAAAAGAACTGTCAAGGGTATACTACAAATAGTAGTGTTACAACTACTactaatagtaataataataataacccCCTTTTAGTTGTTTCAACAGACCAAATATTAGCCTGTCTAATGTCATGTACCCAGTCAAAATATTCATGGCATCTATTAATAACTAAACAAgggaataaaataattatagatAAAGATGAAGATTCAATTGTTGATTTACTAACAGTTAATGAAAACTCAATTGATGCACCAACACAAGACAATGAAAATAAGTTGAACAGTTTACAAGCATTAGGATTTGAGGcaattaaaattaatcaaAGATTCAGAAAACAAGTATTGTTAAAAAACGAAATGGCTGAACAGTATGataatatttcctttttatctAAAAACAGTAAAACGAGTGATGTTCTTTAtagatatagaaaaattaatttaccCCCATTAATACATGGCACGTCGAAAAGAAACTGTACATTAATTACTAGAGGAGAAATACATGCAAAAATTAAAGGTACAAACAgttcttatatttatatatgtgcattaaatgaatatgatATTAAGAGTCATAAAAATTGGAGATCCCAAATTGAAAATCAAAAAGGAGCACTACTAGCTAATGAAATTCGTAATAATACATcgaaattacaaaaatttatttgcCAAGCTTTATTAAGTGGTTGTGAAGACATAAAACTAGGTTTTATATCTagaaaaaatgcaaatgaCGCAGaaaatcataatatattatcaatTCAATCACATAAAACTAAGGATCTATCTACACAAATAggtttaaaatatgaaaatatttggGGTATACTCAGATTTATTGTGGATAATATTTCAGAAAGGCCTGATGGAAAATATGTCATCTTGAAGGATCCCCTAAAGGCTCTACTTCGATTATATTGCACACACGACGACGATTACCATTAGATTGTTGCCCTTTTTGTATACAATCCAGTTGTATCATTTCTCCCAATTAATATGTGCTCTTATAAATGTGCTTGTGGTACTCCTATACCCCTTCACGTTTgtcaatatataatatgcccacgtttatatatatatatatatatatatatatatatatatgtgtatatttatatatatagatttatatttatatatgtatatatttatgttcatacatttaattttacatatttatacattctCCTTTACGGATGAGAGAAGAAACTCAGAGCTATGAGAACATACACGGATGTTCAAGCAGTTAGACAGGTAGCTTATGAAAATTGTGAATTACATAAAAGTGCATAATGTATGTCGAACGTTTTGAAGCATTTTCTgagttcctttttttttttttttttttttttttttcatcaaaacACAAAAATGTTAAGCATCATAGCGTTACAGCATTgcgaattttaaaaaaattaagggagccgttaaaaaataactcaaataaaatattaagtaaaaatgtCCTTGCTTCAGATATTTGCAGTAGTAAAACATCTGCATTGTTAAAAggaattcatttattcaaaTTGCAATGAGAAACGTGACTAAAGTAAAAAAGAGGTTGGACGAGcaaaaggaatatattttaataaaatgaaatattgtagcgataaaaaataaaaaaaagtagttcatacatatatgcacatatactcatatatatgcCTATACACGTGCACATTcccatatacatatacgggTAAACGTGCCAGTAAACCGTTTAAACGCTAACAGTTAACCGTGTGTAAGTATTTCCTTTTACTTCTTAAAAAAGAGAGTCACTttatgaaaaagaattatttgcTGTATGGATCAAAaacatatgtaatatatgcggtttacatttttagaattttaaatattttataatatgtacaatatgataaaaaaatggtaaatacTTCTTcttaaattgtttttattatatgtttaactagttaaaaattaatataaaatgtaaatctTGAACAGGTGTTACTTTCCCAATGATATATATGCTGTTAGTTTCTTTTAAGAAATGAGCAAGAGTTATAATCATTTATTCTTAAGAAATATACAATGTTCCtttatcaatatatttttttaatgtgtatattttattttattttactctattttgttttttttttttttttttttttttacatatggAAATCTTTTATAATTGTCTTATATTTTTGGCTTTATTTCGGTTTCATAGAGACTTTTATCTGCTTCCTCTACAAATTTGTGGAAGCTTTGTTAAGACTTTTCTTACATACATTTTGTtcttaattttcatttcaaTATTTGAGTGCAATTTTGacagaattttttattcttaaatatttgttttaaattattatttaagaaatttttttttttgcttttattcGTCATTTTATTAGCTTAATTTTGGcatacatttttgtttttattgtaattttagaataaattattactgttaatatttattcattcactttttctttttaagagcttttcttttttttgctttaattttgttctttgtacatatatatgtaggcATGAATGTGTGTATGCGAATATGTACTGGTATATATACCTATgggtatgtgtatgtatgcatgtgtatgtgtatgtatgtatgtatgtgtatgtgtatgcacGCATGTACAGGTTTAtgcgtatatacatgtatggacgtacgtatgtatatatttatatacatacatatgatCAGATAAACCTCTTTAAaacttttgaaaaaaatttctcaAATAATGAGTTTACATAAAATGCTTGTTTAGgctttatatatgtacaatacatatatgtgaacatatatatgatacatatacatgtacatttattatcTCAATAAGCAAAACGATATGCATATTAGTCCTGTTATTCTTAATCGTTTCtgtttttgtaaatatgcatacttgtacatacataaacacatatacatatatatatatatatatatatatatatatatatatatgtgtatatttatagtaatatacattggacgtaaattttttttttttttttttaatatacacatatttatgtacatatataaatatgtatataaatatttacattcaTGTATGctttcatgtatatatttatatatatatttatttgttaaccTTTTCTCATTAATTAGCCCTGTTACgtaaaatttgtatatttttatatgttcatttttatgcTTATAACTGAAGTCCTCTTCAggtttttgcttttttttttttattttttttatttttttttgcataaaaaTGAACTTCAAAATATATGCAGGTATGTGAAGtaaattgtttaattttttttaaagtttattttaatgtttctCAGTTTcgtattttcattttcatagtTTTCCAGTTTCgtattattgaaaatttgAAAAGTAGTTTTAGGaatattactataatttCACAATACTTGCAAAATAATAGtggattataataatattctttgAACATTAAAAGAGTGGgagtaattatttttcactttttatgAAAACTCTCTTATAATACAAGCGTTTTATTCATGAATCAACTAGTTTAgatactttcttttttttttttttttttttttatgttttttttttttttttttagtatataatat
This window contains:
- a CDS encoding eukaryotic translation initiation factor 3 subunit D; the protein is MTAYRLVGVANNRTWGPDTKNEELVNCCMGDLKKYQFEPSMKFERIGKICDFTSSNYQKNLKDVNKNTNEGANSFEEELQFQTVDLRTGQKQKGNIYNKKKILNKQTTQAFTQKQQEEDNLYSSRIKTAEQKKQKLLLLAKTARINARHRIFTEWSIEPTPVWTVECEMMFNELPKKVIKLEQFKIDDIFFRGRVLYYDKRIENINVKNPPSLIILNKGANCLVCKTKDDQSLMEIVSDEEKNCQGYTTNSSVTTTTNSNNNNNPLLVVSTDQILACLMSCTQSKYSWHLLITKQGNKIIIDKDEDSIVDLLTVNENSIDAPTQDNENKLNSLQALGFEAIKINQRFRKQVLLKNEMAEQYDNISFLSKNSKTSDVLYRYRKINLPPLIHGTSKRNCTLITRGEIHAKIKGTNSSYIYICALNEYDIKSHKNWRSQIENQKGALLANEIRNNTSKLQKFICQALLSGCEDIKLGFISRKNANDAENHNILSIQSHKTKDLSTQIGLKYENIWGILRFIVDNISERPDGKYVILKDPLKALLRLYCTHDDDYH